The DNA sequence GGAGAACGCCCCGACGGAGAACGCCCCGACGGAGAACGCCCCGACGGAGAACGCGCCGGCGGACACGGCGGGGTGTGAGCGGAACGGTGACCGGCGTGGGGCGCGAGATCCGCGGGCATCGCGGGAATTCGGAAGAACGCGACAGGGAACGGCGGGCGTTCGGTACCCGCGTCGCGGAACTGCGGGCCCGGCGCGGGCTGACACAAAAGGAGTTGGCGGCCCTCCTCGGCCGCACCACAAGCTGGCTCTCGCAGGTCGAGCGCGGGATCCAGCCGGTCAACCGGATCGACGTGCTGAACCGGCTGGCGGACGGACTCGGCGTGTCCGTCGTCGAATTGCGCCCGGACGCGCCCCCGGTCGCAGAGCCGACGGAGGGGCCCGTGGGGGACGACCCCCTGAACCGGGCCAGGCTCCTGCTCTCCGGGCATCCCGCGCTGGAGGCGCTCCTGTCCCGCCCGGCGCAGGACCCGCCGCGTGCCGACCCTCCGCTCGCCGGCTTCCGGGAGGACGTCGAGCACGTGTGGTCGCTGGCCCACGGAGACCGGTACGCCGAGCTGGGTGCGGCACTGAACTCGCTGCTGCCCAGCCTCGAACGGCTGGCACGCACCGCCGCGAAGCCCGAACGGGCCATGGCGTACGGCCTCCTCGCCCGCACGTACCAGGCGCTCTCCGCGGCCTTCACCCGGCGGAACGAGGCGGACGCCGCCTGGGTGGCCGCCGACCGTTCCATCGCGGCAGCGGAGATGTCCGGGCGCGTCCTCGACGTCTTCGCCGGGACCTGCCGGCTGGCCCACGCCTGCCTGCGGCTCCGGCGGTACGAGCAGGCGGAGCACGTCGCGCAGGCCGCCGTGGACGCGCTCGGCGGGGCCGGCGGGTCCGGTGGCGAGGCGGCGTCCGTGCCCGAGGAGCTGTCGCTGCTGGGCTCGTTCCACCTCGTGCTCGCCCTTGTCCACGCCCGGCGCGGCGACCGCCCGGCCGCCCGCCGGGAGACGGAACGCGCCCGGTCCGTGGCGCGCCGCCTCGGCGGCGACAGGAACGACTTCAACCTGGAGTTCGGCCCGACGAATGTGGAGATCCAGGCGGTGGCCGTCGCCGTGGAGCTGGGCGACGCGGGCGAAGCGCTGGACACCGGGCTGCGGGTGGACGCGAGCGGCCTGTCCGTCGAGCGGCGGGCGCGGCTGGCCCTCGACATGGGCAGGGCGCACGCCCAGCTCAGACACGTCGCCGACGCGGTGGAGTGCTTCCTGGCGGCCGAGCATCTGGCTCCCGAGATGGTGCGCGGCCATGAGACCGCGCGGTCCGCGATCCGCGACCTCATGCTCGTCGCCGGACGCTCGGCCCCGCCCAAGCTGCGGGAGCTGGCGGAACGGGCGGGAGCAAAGTGCTGATCTCCTGACCGGAGCAGGGTTCAGCCGAAGGTGCGGTGCGACATCAGCTCGCCGACACCGAACCCGCCCGTCCTTGCGCCGGCCCGCCTCCACCGCTGCCGGCGGCCGGGGGCCGACGGCCGGTGGCGTCGGGCCGTGCTGGTGAGGGCCGTTCAGGCCGGGGCGGGCAGGCGGATCGTGGCGAGCTTGGCCGGGTCGACGACGATGTGGATGGCGCTGATCCGGTCTTCGGTGACGGTGAAGGCGATCACGGAGAGAGGGGTGCCGTCCGGGCGCCAGGACATATGGCCTGGAACACCGTTGACCAGCACCGGACGGTGGTGGACGGCCTGGCCGGAGGAGACGCGGGCGCCGGCGGCGACCTCGGTGGCGCCGAGGACGACGACCACGCCGTCGGGGGTGTCGACGGTCAGCTTCACGTCCGGGTCGAGGATGCGCAGGAGCGCTTCGAAGTCGCCGCCGAGGGCGGCGGCGCGGAACGCCTCGACGACCTCGCGGTGCTCGCGGCCGGGGCCCGCCGCCCGGTCCGTGGCCTGGACCTTGCGGCGGGCGCGGCTGGCGGTCACCTTGGCGGCGTCGGCGGACTTGCCCAGGATGTGGCCGATCTCGCGGAACGGGACGGCGAACATGTCGTGGAGGACGAACGCCAGACGCTCGCTCGGAGAGAGCGAGTCGAGCACGACGAGCAGGGCGAGGCCGACCGAGTCGGCCAGCGTCGCCTGCTCGTCCGGCGCGGGGGTGTCGGCGGGCGTCACCACGAGGTCCGCGAAGTCCTGCCCGTAGGCGGTCTCGGGGCGGGCCCGGCGGGATCTCAGGAGGTCCAGGCTGATGCGGCCGACCACGGTGGTCAGCCAGCCGGCCAGGTTGCCGATGGCCGCCTCGTCCTGGCCGGCGAGGCGCATCCAGGCTTCCTGGACGACGTCCTCGGCGTCGGCGTGCGAGCCCAGCACGCGGTACGCGACGGCGCGCAGCCGGTCGCGCTGGGCCTCGAACGCCTCGGCCAGGAGGCCGGACGGGCGGTCGGTCACGGCTTCCGCTGCTGACGGAGCGAGATCCGGTTGCCGTCCGGGTCCACCGCCTCGACGCGGACCCCGAACGGGTAGTCCTCGGGTGCGTCCCCCTCGAAGACGACGCCGCGCCGGCGCATGGCCTCGAAGTCCTTGTGCAGGTCGTCGGATTCGAGGATCAGCGGGCCGGGCGCGGGGTGCCCGTCCCTCTCGCCGGGCTGTCCCGCGGCCGACGCGTGCGACCACAGGACGATCTGCACCGGGCTGTCGGGAACGCCGACGGTCAGGAAGCGTCCGTCGGGCCCGGGGAAGTCGATCCGCTTCTCCAGGCCGAGCCCGTCGGTGTAGAAGGCCAGCGCGCGGTCCTGGTCGGTGACGTAGACCGTCGCGTACATGAGATTGGTCAGCATCGTGTTCTCGATTCACTCGTCGGTGAGACGGCCGTTCGCATCCCGGTCGTCGCCCCTATGACGAGTGCCGTGCGGAGAAGGTGACAAGGCCGCCGAGCGGGCCACGGACGGCCGGCCCCGGATCGCCGTCGGCACGCTGTACGGCGCGCTGGACCGGCTGGAACGGGCCGGGCTGGTGGCCGCCGGTGACGAGGAGAATCGTGGATGGACGGGCGAGGCGCTACGACCGGCTCACGGAGGACGGCACCGAGGCGCTCGGCCGGGAGGCGCGGCGGATGCGGCAGGCGGCGGCGCTCGTCATCGGGCGCTCGGGGAACGCCGGGGCGGCCCCGGCGTGAACCGTCTGCTGCTCGCCGTCTTCCGGACGACGAGGCGCCGGGCGCCGGCGTAAGGGGCGGTGGCGTACGAGGCGTTGGCGTACCGGGCGGCGCGCGGCGCCCCCGTGTGCCGTGGGCGGTCGCCCTGGCGCTGTCGGCGGCCGGGGCGCTCGTCGCCGGCGCGCGGGACGACGGACTCGTGCCCTCGCTGGTCTACGCGGCGGCGGCTTTCCTCTCGCGGTGCTGGTCCGGCGCGTCAGCGGGGCGGCCGGCCGGGACGGTGAGACGCGCGTCACTCGCGGAGTCGTCACACCGCGGCGGGGTGCCCCGTCTGAAAGGCGACAGCGAAACAGCGATGTGACCAGGGAGTCCACATGAACGCGCGTCTGAACCTCTTCGGTGACCCGCAGGCCGCCACGGTCGTCAAGCACCTCGTCGCGGCGGGCAAGGTCGTGACGGACTCGGGGCTGCCGGCCGCGACGCAGGAGCTGGTGAAGATCCGCGCCAGCCAGATCAACGGCTGCGGCTTCTGCCTCGACATGCACGTCAAGGAGGCCGCCCACGCGGGCGAGACCGCGACCCGGCTCCACCTGGTCGCGGCCTGGCGGGAGGCCACAATCTTCACCGAGGCCGAGCGGGCCGCCCTGGAGCTGGCGGAGCAGGGCACCCGCATCGCCGACGCGGCCGGCGGGGTCCCCGATGAGGTGTGGGCGAACGCCGCCAAGCACTACGACGAGCGGCAGCTCGCCGGCCTGGTGTTCCTTATCGGCCTCATCAATGCCTTCAACCGCATGAACGTCATCATCCAGCAGCCCGCCGGGGACTACCGGCCCGGCCAGTTCGCCTGACCGGCCGGTCAGGCTGACCGGCCGGGCCGGGCAGGTTGGGCCGGCGGGTGCGTCAGCGGTCGTCGGCGGCGGTGAGGTGGAGGGTCAGGCCGCCGTCCGCCGCGGCCTCCACGCGGACCCCGGTGAGGTCCGGGACGTGTGCGTCGGGAGCGTGGGCCCCCGCGCGGGGGCCCACGCCGACCACGCGCATGCCGGCCGCGCGGCCGGCCGCGATGCCCGCGCCCGAGTCCTCGAAGACGACGCACTCGTGCGGGGCGAAGCCCAGTTCGGCGGCGGCCTTGAGGAAGCCCTCGGGGTCGGGCTTGCTGGCGCCGACGTTCTCGGCGGTGACGCGGACGGCGGGCATCGGCAGCCCGGCGGCGGCCATGCGGGCCTCGGCGAGGGGCCGGTCCGCGGAGGTGACGAGGGCGTGCGGGAGTCCGGCGAGGGCGCTCATGAACGCGGGGGCGCCGGCGACCGGGACCACGCCGTCCATGTCGGCGGTCTCGGCCTCCAGCATGCGCCGGTTGTCCTCGTGGTTGAGCTCCATGGGGCGGTCGGGGAGCAGGGCGGCCATGGTGGCCCAGCCCTGGCGGCCGTGGACCACCTTCAGGGCCTCGTCCGCGTCCAGCCCGTGCTCCTCGGCCCAGCGGCGCCAGCAGCGCTCGACGACCACGTCGGAGTTGACGATGGTGCCGTCCATGTCGAGGAGTACGGCCTTGATCGCACCAATGGACTCGGACCTGGGCATGCTGTGCTCCTGCGGGGGTGGGGCGGGCGTCGCCGGGCTCGCCCCCGGGCGAGCGGCTCCGCTTTGTTCCTCCACGATACAAAAGAGGGAGGGGCGCGCCAAGAGTGCCCCTCAGCTGTGCCCGCGCCCGCTCAGGCGTGCGCTCTCAGGCGTGCGCTCGCAGGTGGGTGCGGTGGCGGCGGTGGTACGCGACCACGACGGCGGCGGTGAGCGGACCCCAGGCGAGCAGGGGGGCGTAGCAGAGCCGCATCAGGAGGAGCCAGGGGCCGTGCGGGTCGGCGTCGCCGCCGGCCACGCCCATGAGGAGCTGCGCGGCCGGCAGCACCGTGAAGATCAGGGTCAGCAGCGCGGCGCCGGTGCCCGCGACGGCCGTCACCGCGGCCGGGCGGACCGCCCGCCCGCCGAACGCCGGCACCCACCGCGGCACGCGTTCGCCCCACGGGCGCGTCAGCCCGACGGTGAGGAGCGTGACCGCCTCGGCCAGCAGGCTCAGCCCCAGGAGCGCGGGGGTTCCCCAGCCGGGCACCTGGAGCCGGTCGCGCAGCGCGTCCGCCTCGTAGCCGACGGGGATCCCCACGGCCGGCGCCACCCGCCACAGGCTCGACGGGAGCACGCAGAGCGCGGCGACCCGGGCGGCGCGTACGGCACGACGGGACGCTGGCGGGGTGGTGGTGCGACGCGCCGGAGCGGCCGGGACGAGCGGGGTCGGCGGCGTGCGGCGGGGAGTGAGGGGCGCGGTGAGGGGCATGGGTTCATGCTGTCCCGCGAGCCGGGAGTGGCGGCTCCTCCCGGGGGAGGGTCCGGCTCCGCCGGGAGGGTGAAGGCGGCGCCCGGGTGGGGGTGGGGGAGCGGGGCACTTGGGGGCGGGATGAAAGTCGCTGGTCGTGGGGTGCGGGCTGTGCTTCCATGCCGCGATGGAGAGTGAGAGCGAGTCCGGCGCGAACGTCTTCGTGCGGGTACGGCGGCGGGTGGATCAGGACCTCCAAGCCTGCGTGCGGGCGCTGGCGGAGACGCATGAGCGCGATGGCTACCCCGTGAACTGGCCCGATTCTCCCGAGGCTTGGCTGACGCCGGAGGTGCTCGTCGCCTCGTGGGTCGCGGAGGCGGACGGACGTGTCGTCGGGCACGTCGGTCTGTCCCGGAGCGGCGCGGGGGACGTGGCGCCCGGGCTGTGGAGCGCTCGTGCCGGGGCGGGCGCCGGTGCGACCGCCGTGGTCGGCCGGCTGTTCGTCGCTCCTTCGGCGCGCGGCCGCGGGGTCGGTGCGCTGCTGATGGCGCGGGCCGTGGAGGAAGCGCGGGAACGCGGTGCGCATCCGGTTCTGGATGTGGTGGCCACCGACGTCGCGGCGGCGGCGCTGTATGAGCGGCTCGGCTGGCAGTTGCTCGCCACGGTCGAACAGGAGTGGGGGCCGGGGCAGAAGGTGGCCATCCGGTGCTATGCGGCCGGGACTTGAGGGTGCGGTGCGGTGCCATGCGGCGGGGGTGTGAGTGTGGTGTCCGCCCTGCGTCCGGGGTGCGGTCGTGCGTCAGGGTCGCTGTGGTTCGAGGGTGAGGGTGAGCGTCAGGGCCGTTGCGGTCTGAGGGTGCGGTCGTGCGTCAGGGCCGTTGTGGTTCGAGGGCGCGGGTGTGCGTCAGGGCTGCTGTAGTTCGAGGGTGTGGGTGTGCGTCAGGGTCGCTGTGGTTCGAGGGCGCGGGCGTGCGTCAAGGCCGTTGCGGTCCGGCGGCGCAGGCGTCGCGTAGTGAGTGGATGGCCGGACGGAGGCGCCCCTTCGGGGTGGCCCCTGCGTGTGCGGGCCGCGAACGGCCGTCGTACCCCCGCCGATTGGTGGCCCTTACATCGTTCGCGTGGCTTACGCGACGTCAGCCGGTACGGCCTGTAAGGGCCGCGCCGTCCTCCCCCGGGGCGATGTCCGTGCCCCAGGGGATTTCTACCGTGGCGGACATGTCCAAGAATCCCGCACGTCGTTCCGTACAACACCCCGCTCGCAACGGGCGCGGCCGCACGAGCGCGGTCGCCGCCGCGGCCCTGCTCGGCGCGCTCGCCGTCTCCCAGATACCCGTCGTCGCCGCCGCGGCCCCGGCCGCCACCGGCGCCCAGGCCGTCCGGACCGCCCGGGCCGGAGGGGCCGCGCCCGAGGTGCCCGCCCCCACCGTCCGGCAGGCGATCGGGGAGAGGACCCTCCGTCTCGTCGACGAGGCCCGGACGGACCCCTGGAAGCCGTCCGCCGGGAAGCGCGAGCTGATGGTCTCGGTCTGGTACCCGGCGGCGCGGTCCGCCCGCGGCTCCACGGCGCCGTACGTCTCGCCGGCGCTCTCCGAGGCGCTGTACGGCAACGCCAAGCTGAGCACCGTGCGCACCCACGCCGTCGTCGACGCCGAGCCGGCGGCCGGCGGGGCCCGGCCGCTCGTCGTGCTCTCGCCGGGGTTCGGGCAGAGCCGGGCGTCCCTCACCTCCGTCGCCGAGGAACTGGCGAGCCGCGGCTACGTGGTGGCCGGGGTGGACCACACCTACGAGGCCGCCGTCGAGTTCCCGGGCGGCCGGATCGAGCAGTGCGCCGTCTGCGGATCGGAGCAGCGCGACAACGCGGCGGTGGTGCGCAACCGCGCCAAGGACCTCCGCTTCGTCCTCGACCGGCTTACCGCCGGCTCCCCGGCCGTGCCCGGCCTGCGGATCGACCGCGCCCGGATCGGTGTCGCCGGGCACTCCATCGGCGGCGCGGGCGCCGTCGAGGCGGCCGGGCAGGACGCGCGGGTGGCCGCCGCCGCCGACATGGACGGCGACTTCTTCACCGAGCCGCCCGCCGGCGGCGTCAAGAAGCCGGTGCTACTGCTCGGCGCCGCCCGCGCGGGCGACCTCGGCGGGCCCATGGACACCTGGAGCCCCGCCTGGAAGGGCATGACCGGCTGGAAGCGCTGGCTGGACGTGGGCAAGGGCGGCCATATGACCTTCACGGACATGCACTGGCTCGCGGATCAGGTCGGTCTGCCGGAGGGGGTGCCCCCGGAGGACGCGGCGGGTGCGTTCGGCACGCTCCCCAGCGACCGCGCCAACGCGCTCACCCGCGCGTACCTCGTCGCCTTCTTCGACAAGCAGCTCCGCAACGCGCCCGGGAAGCTGCTCGACGGCCCGTCGGCGGAGTTCCCGGAGGTGGCGTTCCTGAAGCAGGAGGAGGGCGGCGGCCCGGCCAAGTAAGGAGGAACCCTCGGGGGCGGCGGGGTGGGGCGTGAGAGAACAAGCGGTTCCGCCCGCCGGTCAGGGAGTGCGGGCGG is a window from the Streptomyces mobaraensis genome containing:
- a CDS encoding helix-turn-helix domain-containing protein, with amino-acid sequence MGREIRGHRGNSEERDRERRAFGTRVAELRARRGLTQKELAALLGRTTSWLSQVERGIQPVNRIDVLNRLADGLGVSVVELRPDAPPVAEPTEGPVGDDPLNRARLLLSGHPALEALLSRPAQDPPRADPPLAGFREDVEHVWSLAHGDRYAELGAALNSLLPSLERLARTAAKPERAMAYGLLARTYQALSAAFTRRNEADAAWVAADRSIAAAEMSGRVLDVFAGTCRLAHACLRLRRYEQAEHVAQAAVDALGGAGGSGGEAASVPEELSLLGSFHLVLALVHARRGDRPAARRETERARSVARRLGGDRNDFNLEFGPTNVEIQAVAVAVELGDAGEALDTGLRVDASGLSVERRARLALDMGRAHAQLRHVADAVECFLAAEHLAPEMVRGHETARSAIRDLMLVAGRSAPPKLRELAERAGAKC
- a CDS encoding sigma-70 family RNA polymerase sigma factor — protein: MTDRPSGLLAEAFEAQRDRLRAVAYRVLGSHADAEDVVQEAWMRLAGQDEAAIGNLAGWLTTVVGRISLDLLRSRRARPETAYGQDFADLVVTPADTPAPDEQATLADSVGLALLVVLDSLSPSERLAFVLHDMFAVPFREIGHILGKSADAAKVTASRARRKVQATDRAAGPGREHREVVEAFRAAALGGDFEALLRILDPDVKLTVDTPDGVVVVLGATEVAAGARVSSGQAVHHRPVLVNGVPGHMSWRPDGTPLSVIAFTVTEDRISAIHIVVDPAKLATIRLPAPA
- a CDS encoding VOC family protein, yielding MLTNLMYATVYVTDQDRALAFYTDGLGLEKRIDFPGPDGRFLTVGVPDSPVQIVLWSHASAAGQPGERDGHPAPGPLILESDDLHKDFEAMRRRGVVFEGDAPEDYPFGVRVEAVDPDGNRISLRQQRKP
- a CDS encoding carboxymuconolactone decarboxylase family protein; amino-acid sequence: MNARLNLFGDPQAATVVKHLVAAGKVVTDSGLPAATQELVKIRASQINGCGFCLDMHVKEAAHAGETATRLHLVAAWREATIFTEAERAALELAEQGTRIADAAGGVPDEVWANAAKHYDERQLAGLVFLIGLINAFNRMNVIIQQPAGDYRPGQFA
- a CDS encoding HAD-IA family hydrolase, with translation MPRSESIGAIKAVLLDMDGTIVNSDVVVERCWRRWAEEHGLDADEALKVVHGRQGWATMAALLPDRPMELNHEDNRRMLEAETADMDGVVPVAGAPAFMSALAGLPHALVTSADRPLAEARMAAAGLPMPAVRVTAENVGASKPDPEGFLKAAAELGFAPHECVVFEDSGAGIAAGRAAGMRVVGVGPRAGAHAPDAHVPDLTGVRVEAAADGGLTLHLTAADDR
- a CDS encoding GNAT family N-acetyltransferase is translated as MESESESGANVFVRVRRRVDQDLQACVRALAETHERDGYPVNWPDSPEAWLTPEVLVASWVAEADGRVVGHVGLSRSGAGDVAPGLWSARAGAGAGATAVVGRLFVAPSARGRGVGALLMARAVEEARERGAHPVLDVVATDVAAAALYERLGWQLLATVEQEWGPGQKVAIRCYAAGT
- a CDS encoding alpha/beta hydrolase family protein, encoding MSKNPARRSVQHPARNGRGRTSAVAAAALLGALAVSQIPVVAAAAPAATGAQAVRTARAGGAAPEVPAPTVRQAIGERTLRLVDEARTDPWKPSAGKRELMVSVWYPAARSARGSTAPYVSPALSEALYGNAKLSTVRTHAVVDAEPAAGGARPLVVLSPGFGQSRASLTSVAEELASRGYVVAGVDHTYEAAVEFPGGRIEQCAVCGSEQRDNAAVVRNRAKDLRFVLDRLTAGSPAVPGLRIDRARIGVAGHSIGGAGAVEAAGQDARVAAAADMDGDFFTEPPAGGVKKPVLLLGAARAGDLGGPMDTWSPAWKGMTGWKRWLDVGKGGHMTFTDMHWLADQVGLPEGVPPEDAAGAFGTLPSDRANALTRAYLVAFFDKQLRNAPGKLLDGPSAEFPEVAFLKQEEGGGPAK